In Callospermophilus lateralis isolate mCalLat2 chromosome 4, mCalLat2.hap1, whole genome shotgun sequence, one genomic interval encodes:
- the Ntf3 gene encoding neurotrophin-3, which produces MVTSATILQVNKVMSILFYVIFLAYLRGIQGNNMDQRNLPEDSLNSLIIKLIQADILKNKLSKQMVDVKENYQNVLPKAEAAREPEQGEPARSEFQPMIATDTELLRQQRRYSSPRVLLSDSTPLEPPPLYLMEDYVGNPVVANRTSRRKRYAEHKSHRGEYSVCDSESLWVTDKSSAIDIRGHQVTVLGEIKTGNSPVKQYFYETRCKEARPVKNGCRGIDDKHWNSQCKTSQTYVRALTSENNKLVGWRWIRIDTSCVCALSRKIGRT; this is translated from the coding sequence atCTTACAGGTGAACAAGGTGATGTCCATCTTGTTTTATGTGATATTTCTCGCTTATCTCCGTGGCATCCAAGGTAACAACATGGATCAAAGGAATTTGCCGGAAGACTCACTCAACTCCCTGATTATTAAGCTGATCCAGGCAGATATTTTGAAAAACAAGCTCTCCAAGCAGATGGTGGATGTTAAAGAAAATTACCAGAACGTCCTGCCTAAAGCAGAGGCAGCCCGAGAGCCAGAGCAGGGAGAACCTGCCAGGTCAGAATTCCAGCCAATGATTGCGACAGACACCGAATTGCTGCGACAACAGAGACGCTACAGTTCCCCCCGAGTCCTGCTAAGCGACAGTACCCCCTTGGAGCCTCCTCCCTTGTATCTCATGGAGGATTATGTGGGCAACCCCGTGGTGGCCAACAGAACGTCACGGCGGAAACGGTATGCAGAGCATAAGAGTCACCGAGGAGAGTACTCGGTGTGTGACAGTGAGAGTCTGTGGGTGACCGACAAGTCGTCGGCCATCGACATTCGGGGACACCAGGTCACGGTGCTGGGGGAGATCAAAACCGGCAACTCTCCCGTCAAACAATATTTTTATGAAACGAGATGTAAAGAAGCCAGGCCAGTCAAAAACGGTTGCAGGGGGATCGATGATAAACACTGGAACTCTCAGTGCAAAACGTCCCAAACCTACGTCCGAGCACTGACTTCAGAAAACAACAAACTCGTAGGCTGGCGCTGGATACGAATAGACACTTCCTGTGTGTGTGCCTTGTCGAGAAAAATCGGAAGAACATGA